In the genome of Ananas comosus cultivar F153 linkage group 11, ASM154086v1, whole genome shotgun sequence, one region contains:
- the LOC109717288 gene encoding probable LRR receptor-like serine/threonine-protein kinase At1g05700 isoform X1: MTAWKFAITAVAVAFSFVAIVQVRGQPSTEGFISIDCGTPDGYNHTDNTNIQYVSDDQYIDSGVNKRIAQNYINSSIPIQDVTARSFPSGSRNCYTLKPVTADQKYLLRATFMYGNYDGQQSENPNTSIQFDLYIGVDLWKTVNISDASAEYRVEAITLALADFISVCLINTGSGTPFISALELRPIKPAMYPEAVANQSIVLYLRRTYKPSSNQIFRFPDDPYDRIWASYTEIPSDWTTISTNATIQDNQNDRFNAPSTVLQTAVTPIRSPTMTFLQLDRESGPTAPQYYVVFYFTELQSLNTNAVREFSIYFDGSYQWHAPYRPAYLISDYIYSISPWYGYAHYIFSLNATANSTLPPFINAFEVYTPMFLSNAVTDVSDADAIMAVKAQYQVKRNWMGDPCNPTEYAWDGLNCSYTASPSRITSVNLSSSRLAGRISDSFSMLQAMESIDLSNNNLTGGIPYSLANISSLQVLNLTNNNLSGPVPDALLKKADAGLLILRVDDYLLLCNASTCPCNGSSCQNTISTVKKIPKPVIVILAVIPAILLAVLVLTLAITRGTMCGKLPDSHHDSFVPPYVENPSETPGEPEEPWIPRTKRRFTYMELNNVTNNFSRVIGSGGFGVVYHGYLENETEKNVTEVTVKVCHEISSQGTKQLHAEAESLTHVFHKNLVSLVGYCMDGDKLGLVYEYMPQGSLHDHLRGTSGVFRALNWGERLRIALEAAQGLDYMHTGCQIVHRDVKTSNILLGQNLEAKIADFGLAKMIGGNEHVSLMSVCGTPGYIDPESLRTLRLTEKSDVYSFGVVLLEIITGELPILQGQGEEIIHLVKHVSQFIARGDIKEIVDSALRGEYDLNSVWKVMDMAMRCTAEAAVERPTMTEVVMQLKDSLITETTHAKSKSSYGDSSETSQISISGTTTMSIGPSS, from the exons ATGACTGCATGGAAGTTTGCGATCACGGCCGTCGCCGTCGCCTTCTCCTTCGTTGCAATTGTTCAAGTTCGCGGCCAACCTAGTACTGAAG GTTTCATAAGCATTGATTGTGGCACTCCTGATGGTTACAATCACACCGACAATACGAACATACAATATGTCTCCGATGATCAATACATAGATTCAGGGGTAAACAAGAGAATTGcacaaaattacataaattcTTCTATACCGATTCAAGACGTAACTGCAAGAAGTTTCCCTAGCGGGTCTCGGAACTGCTACACCTTAAAGCCCGTAACGGCGGATCAAAAATATCTCTTGAGAGCAACTTTCATGTATGGAAACTATGATGGGCAACAAAGTGAGAACCCTAACACTTCCATACAATTCGACCTATATATCGGAGTTGATCTTTGGAAAACAGTGAACATCTCTGATGCATCTGCTGAATACCGAGTTGAGGCTATCACTTTAGCCTTAGCCGATTTCATATCGGTTTGTCTGATAAATACGGGCTCTGGTACTCCATTCATATCTGCATTAGAATTGAGGCCAATTAAACCTGCAATGTACCCTGAAGCTGTGGCGAACCAAAGTATTGTTTTGTATCTTCGGCGCACATATAAGCCATCATCAAATCAGATATTTAG ATTTCCCGACGATCCATACGATCGTATATGGGCGTCATACACCGAAATCCCCTCCGACTGGACGACGATCTCTACCAACGCCACGATCCAGGACAACCAGAACGACCGCTTCAACGCCCCGTCTACCGTCCTGCAGACAGCCGTCACCCCTATCAGATCACCCACCATGACTTTCCTGCAGCTGGACAGAGAGAGCGGCCCCACCGCCCCCCAGTACTACGTGGTCTTCTACTTCACTGAGCTCCAGTCACTCAACACTAATGCTGTGAGGGAGTTCAGCATCTATTTCGATGGTTCCTACCAGTGGCACGCCCCCTACAGGCCGGCCTACCTCATTTCCGACTACATATACAGTATATCTCCGTGGTATGGATATGCGCATTATATCTTCTCGCTTAACGCCACTGCAAACTCCACCCTTCCTCCTTTCATCAATGCGTTTGAGGTCTATACGCCCATGTTCCTCTCCAATGCCGTAACCGATGTCAGCGATG CTGATGCCATTATGGCTGTGAAGGCGCAGTATCAAGTTAAGAGAAATTGGATGGGCGATCCTTGtaatccaaccgagtatgcttGGGATGGTTTGAATTGTAGCTATACTGCAAGCCCTTCGAGGATAACATCTGT AAACCTATCCTCGAGTAGATTGGCGGGTCGGATATCTGATTCTTTTTCAATGCTTCAAGCAATGGAGTCCAT CGATCTATCCAACAACAACTTAACTGGAGGGATACCATATTCTCTAGCAAATATATCGTCCCTCCAGGTCTT AAATTTGACAAATAACAATCTCAGTGGACCAGTCCCTGATGCCCTCCTTAAAAAGGCAGATGCCGGATTGCTTATTTTAAG AGTTGACGACTATCTACTCCTCTGCAATGCTTCCACATGTCCATGCAATGGTTCGTCATGTCAGAATACTATTAGTACAGTAAAGAAGATACCAAAACCTGTCATTGTGATTCTTGCCGTCATTCCTGCAATTCTACTGGCTGTTCTGGTACTCACACTCGCAATCACACGTGGGACAATGTGTGGAAAGCTGCCGG ATTCGCACCATGATAGCTTTGTGCCGCCATATGTTGAAAATCCTTCTGAAACACCAGGGGAGCCTGAAGAACCTTGGATACCCCGCACTAAACGACGATTCACATACATGGAGTTAAACAATGTAACTAACAATTTTAGTCGAGTAATTGGCAGCGGAGGATTCGGAGTGGTTTACCATGGCTACCTAGAAAATGAAACAGAGAAAAATGTTACTGAGGTCACAGTGAAAGTTTGTCACGAGATTTCATCTCAAGGGACCAAGCAGCTTCATGCTGAG GCCGAGAGTTTAACGCATGTTTTCCACAAGAATCTGGTTTCTCTGGTTGGTTACTGCATGGATGGAGATAAACTTGGGCTTGTCTATGAGTACATGCCTCAAGGAAGTCTTCACGATCATCTCAGAG gTACAAGTGGAGTTTTTAGAGCCTTGAATTGGGGGGAGCGACTACGTATTGCGCTTGAAGCTGCTCAAG GCTTGGACTATATGCACACGGGTTGCCAAATAGTTCACAGAGATGTGAAGACGAGCAACATTCTGTTAGGCCAAAATTTAGAGGCCAAGATAGCCGATTTTGGGTTGGCTAAGATGATTGGCGGTAATGAACATGTTTCACTTATGTCTGTTTGTGGGACCCCTGGCTACATCGATCCAGA GTCTTTGAGAACACTGCGGCTAACTGAGAAGAGTGATGTATACAGTTTTGGAGTGGTTCTGTTGGAAATAATCACTGGTGAACTTCCCATCTTACAAGGCCAAGGCGAAGAAATTATCCACTTAGTCAAACATGTGTCTCAATTTATCGCTAGAGGGGATATCAAAGAGATTGTGGATTCAGCACTGCGAGGAGAGTACGACCTCAATTCTGTGTGGAAGGTCATGGATATGGCGATGAGGTGCACAGCAGAAGCAGCCGTTGAAAGACCAACAATGACTGAAGTGGTGATGCAGCTAAAGGACAGTTTGATTACCGAGACTACTCATGCAAAAAGCAAAAGCTCTTATGGTGATAGTTCCGAGACGAGCCAGATTAGCATCTCCGGCACCACAACGATGTCAATTGGTCCGTCCTCATGA
- the LOC109717288 gene encoding probable LRR receptor-like serine/threonine-protein kinase At1g05700 isoform X2 encodes MTAWKFAITAVAVAFSFVAIVQVRGQPSTEGFISIDCGTPDGYNHTDNTNIQYVSDDQYIDSGVNKRIAQNYINSSIPIQDVTARSFPSGSRNCYTLKPVTADQKYLLRATFMYGNYDGQQSENPNTSIQFDLYIGVDLWKTVNISDASAEYRVEAITLALADFISVCLINTGSGTPFISALELRPIKPAMYPEAVANQSIVLYLRRTYKPSSNQIFRFPDDPYDRIWASYTEIPSDWTTISTNATIQDNQNDRFNAPSTVLQTAVTPIRSPTMTFLQLDRESGPTAPQYYVVFYFTELQSLNTNAVREFSIYFDGSYQWHAPYRPAYLISDYIYSISPWYGYAHYIFSLNATANSTLPPFINAFEVYTPMFLSNAVTDVSDADAIMAVKAQYQVKRNWMGDPCNPTEYAWDGLNCSYTASPSRITSVNLSSSRLAGRISDSFSMLQAMESIDLSNNNLTGGIPYSLANISSLQVLNLTNNNLSGPVPDALLKKADAGLLILRVDDYLLLCNASTCPCNGSSCQNTISTVKKIPKPVIVILAVIPAILLAVLVLTLAITRGTMCGKLPGEPEEPWIPRTKRRFTYMELNNVTNNFSRVIGSGGFGVVYHGYLENETEKNVTEVTVKVCHEISSQGTKQLHAEAESLTHVFHKNLVSLVGYCMDGDKLGLVYEYMPQGSLHDHLRGTSGVFRALNWGERLRIALEAAQGLDYMHTGCQIVHRDVKTSNILLGQNLEAKIADFGLAKMIGGNEHVSLMSVCGTPGYIDPESLRTLRLTEKSDVYSFGVVLLEIITGELPILQGQGEEIIHLVKHVSQFIARGDIKEIVDSALRGEYDLNSVWKVMDMAMRCTAEAAVERPTMTEVVMQLKDSLITETTHAKSKSSYGDSSETSQISISGTTTMSIGPSS; translated from the exons ATGACTGCATGGAAGTTTGCGATCACGGCCGTCGCCGTCGCCTTCTCCTTCGTTGCAATTGTTCAAGTTCGCGGCCAACCTAGTACTGAAG GTTTCATAAGCATTGATTGTGGCACTCCTGATGGTTACAATCACACCGACAATACGAACATACAATATGTCTCCGATGATCAATACATAGATTCAGGGGTAAACAAGAGAATTGcacaaaattacataaattcTTCTATACCGATTCAAGACGTAACTGCAAGAAGTTTCCCTAGCGGGTCTCGGAACTGCTACACCTTAAAGCCCGTAACGGCGGATCAAAAATATCTCTTGAGAGCAACTTTCATGTATGGAAACTATGATGGGCAACAAAGTGAGAACCCTAACACTTCCATACAATTCGACCTATATATCGGAGTTGATCTTTGGAAAACAGTGAACATCTCTGATGCATCTGCTGAATACCGAGTTGAGGCTATCACTTTAGCCTTAGCCGATTTCATATCGGTTTGTCTGATAAATACGGGCTCTGGTACTCCATTCATATCTGCATTAGAATTGAGGCCAATTAAACCTGCAATGTACCCTGAAGCTGTGGCGAACCAAAGTATTGTTTTGTATCTTCGGCGCACATATAAGCCATCATCAAATCAGATATTTAG ATTTCCCGACGATCCATACGATCGTATATGGGCGTCATACACCGAAATCCCCTCCGACTGGACGACGATCTCTACCAACGCCACGATCCAGGACAACCAGAACGACCGCTTCAACGCCCCGTCTACCGTCCTGCAGACAGCCGTCACCCCTATCAGATCACCCACCATGACTTTCCTGCAGCTGGACAGAGAGAGCGGCCCCACCGCCCCCCAGTACTACGTGGTCTTCTACTTCACTGAGCTCCAGTCACTCAACACTAATGCTGTGAGGGAGTTCAGCATCTATTTCGATGGTTCCTACCAGTGGCACGCCCCCTACAGGCCGGCCTACCTCATTTCCGACTACATATACAGTATATCTCCGTGGTATGGATATGCGCATTATATCTTCTCGCTTAACGCCACTGCAAACTCCACCCTTCCTCCTTTCATCAATGCGTTTGAGGTCTATACGCCCATGTTCCTCTCCAATGCCGTAACCGATGTCAGCGATG CTGATGCCATTATGGCTGTGAAGGCGCAGTATCAAGTTAAGAGAAATTGGATGGGCGATCCTTGtaatccaaccgagtatgcttGGGATGGTTTGAATTGTAGCTATACTGCAAGCCCTTCGAGGATAACATCTGT AAACCTATCCTCGAGTAGATTGGCGGGTCGGATATCTGATTCTTTTTCAATGCTTCAAGCAATGGAGTCCAT CGATCTATCCAACAACAACTTAACTGGAGGGATACCATATTCTCTAGCAAATATATCGTCCCTCCAGGTCTT AAATTTGACAAATAACAATCTCAGTGGACCAGTCCCTGATGCCCTCCTTAAAAAGGCAGATGCCGGATTGCTTATTTTAAG AGTTGACGACTATCTACTCCTCTGCAATGCTTCCACATGTCCATGCAATGGTTCGTCATGTCAGAATACTATTAGTACAGTAAAGAAGATACCAAAACCTGTCATTGTGATTCTTGCCGTCATTCCTGCAATTCTACTGGCTGTTCTGGTACTCACACTCGCAATCACACGTGGGACAATGTGTGGAAAGCTGCCGG GGGAGCCTGAAGAACCTTGGATACCCCGCACTAAACGACGATTCACATACATGGAGTTAAACAATGTAACTAACAATTTTAGTCGAGTAATTGGCAGCGGAGGATTCGGAGTGGTTTACCATGGCTACCTAGAAAATGAAACAGAGAAAAATGTTACTGAGGTCACAGTGAAAGTTTGTCACGAGATTTCATCTCAAGGGACCAAGCAGCTTCATGCTGAG GCCGAGAGTTTAACGCATGTTTTCCACAAGAATCTGGTTTCTCTGGTTGGTTACTGCATGGATGGAGATAAACTTGGGCTTGTCTATGAGTACATGCCTCAAGGAAGTCTTCACGATCATCTCAGAG gTACAAGTGGAGTTTTTAGAGCCTTGAATTGGGGGGAGCGACTACGTATTGCGCTTGAAGCTGCTCAAG GCTTGGACTATATGCACACGGGTTGCCAAATAGTTCACAGAGATGTGAAGACGAGCAACATTCTGTTAGGCCAAAATTTAGAGGCCAAGATAGCCGATTTTGGGTTGGCTAAGATGATTGGCGGTAATGAACATGTTTCACTTATGTCTGTTTGTGGGACCCCTGGCTACATCGATCCAGA GTCTTTGAGAACACTGCGGCTAACTGAGAAGAGTGATGTATACAGTTTTGGAGTGGTTCTGTTGGAAATAATCACTGGTGAACTTCCCATCTTACAAGGCCAAGGCGAAGAAATTATCCACTTAGTCAAACATGTGTCTCAATTTATCGCTAGAGGGGATATCAAAGAGATTGTGGATTCAGCACTGCGAGGAGAGTACGACCTCAATTCTGTGTGGAAGGTCATGGATATGGCGATGAGGTGCACAGCAGAAGCAGCCGTTGAAAGACCAACAATGACTGAAGTGGTGATGCAGCTAAAGGACAGTTTGATTACCGAGACTACTCATGCAAAAAGCAAAAGCTCTTATGGTGATAGTTCCGAGACGAGCCAGATTAGCATCTCCGGCACCACAACGATGTCAATTGGTCCGTCCTCATGA
- the LOC109717288 gene encoding probable LRR receptor-like serine/threonine-protein kinase At4g29180 isoform X3: MTAWKFAITAVAVAFSFVAIVQVRGQPSTEGFISIDCGTPDGYNHTDNTNIQYVSDDQYIDSGVNKRIAQNYINSSIPIQDVTARSFPSGSRNCYTLKPVTADQKYLLRATFMYGNYDGQQSENPNTSIQFDLYIGVDLWKTVNISDASAEYRVEAITLALADFISVCLINTGSGTPFISALELRPIKPAMYPEAVANQSIVLYLRRTYKPSSNQIFRFPDDPYDRIWASYTEIPSDWTTISTNATIQDNQNDRFNAPSTVLQTAVTPIRSPTMTFLQLDRESGPTAPQYYVVFYFTELQSLNTNAVREFSIYFDGSYQWHAPYRPAYLISDYIYSISPWYGYAHYIFSLNATANSTLPPFINAFEVYTPMFLSNAVTDVSDADAIMAVKAQYQVKRNWMGDPCNPTEYAWDGLNCSYTASPSRITSVNLSSSRLAGRISDSFSMLQAMESIDLSNNNLTGGIPYSLANISSLQVLNLTNNNLSGPVPDALLKKADAGLLILRVDDYLLLCNASTCPCNGSSCQNTISTVKKIPKPVIVILAVIPAILLAVLVLTLAITRGTMCGKLPDSHHDSFVPPYVENPSETPGEPEEPWIPRTKRRFTYMELNNVTNNFSRVIGSGGFGVVYHGYLENETEKNVTEVTVKVCHEISSQGTKQLHAEAESLTHVFHKNLVSLVGYCMDGDKLGLVYEYMPQGSLHDHLRGTSGVFRALNWGERLRIALEAAQGLDYMHTGCQIVHRDVKTSNILLGQNLEAKIADFGLAKMIGGL, translated from the exons ATGACTGCATGGAAGTTTGCGATCACGGCCGTCGCCGTCGCCTTCTCCTTCGTTGCAATTGTTCAAGTTCGCGGCCAACCTAGTACTGAAG GTTTCATAAGCATTGATTGTGGCACTCCTGATGGTTACAATCACACCGACAATACGAACATACAATATGTCTCCGATGATCAATACATAGATTCAGGGGTAAACAAGAGAATTGcacaaaattacataaattcTTCTATACCGATTCAAGACGTAACTGCAAGAAGTTTCCCTAGCGGGTCTCGGAACTGCTACACCTTAAAGCCCGTAACGGCGGATCAAAAATATCTCTTGAGAGCAACTTTCATGTATGGAAACTATGATGGGCAACAAAGTGAGAACCCTAACACTTCCATACAATTCGACCTATATATCGGAGTTGATCTTTGGAAAACAGTGAACATCTCTGATGCATCTGCTGAATACCGAGTTGAGGCTATCACTTTAGCCTTAGCCGATTTCATATCGGTTTGTCTGATAAATACGGGCTCTGGTACTCCATTCATATCTGCATTAGAATTGAGGCCAATTAAACCTGCAATGTACCCTGAAGCTGTGGCGAACCAAAGTATTGTTTTGTATCTTCGGCGCACATATAAGCCATCATCAAATCAGATATTTAG ATTTCCCGACGATCCATACGATCGTATATGGGCGTCATACACCGAAATCCCCTCCGACTGGACGACGATCTCTACCAACGCCACGATCCAGGACAACCAGAACGACCGCTTCAACGCCCCGTCTACCGTCCTGCAGACAGCCGTCACCCCTATCAGATCACCCACCATGACTTTCCTGCAGCTGGACAGAGAGAGCGGCCCCACCGCCCCCCAGTACTACGTGGTCTTCTACTTCACTGAGCTCCAGTCACTCAACACTAATGCTGTGAGGGAGTTCAGCATCTATTTCGATGGTTCCTACCAGTGGCACGCCCCCTACAGGCCGGCCTACCTCATTTCCGACTACATATACAGTATATCTCCGTGGTATGGATATGCGCATTATATCTTCTCGCTTAACGCCACTGCAAACTCCACCCTTCCTCCTTTCATCAATGCGTTTGAGGTCTATACGCCCATGTTCCTCTCCAATGCCGTAACCGATGTCAGCGATG CTGATGCCATTATGGCTGTGAAGGCGCAGTATCAAGTTAAGAGAAATTGGATGGGCGATCCTTGtaatccaaccgagtatgcttGGGATGGTTTGAATTGTAGCTATACTGCAAGCCCTTCGAGGATAACATCTGT AAACCTATCCTCGAGTAGATTGGCGGGTCGGATATCTGATTCTTTTTCAATGCTTCAAGCAATGGAGTCCAT CGATCTATCCAACAACAACTTAACTGGAGGGATACCATATTCTCTAGCAAATATATCGTCCCTCCAGGTCTT AAATTTGACAAATAACAATCTCAGTGGACCAGTCCCTGATGCCCTCCTTAAAAAGGCAGATGCCGGATTGCTTATTTTAAG AGTTGACGACTATCTACTCCTCTGCAATGCTTCCACATGTCCATGCAATGGTTCGTCATGTCAGAATACTATTAGTACAGTAAAGAAGATACCAAAACCTGTCATTGTGATTCTTGCCGTCATTCCTGCAATTCTACTGGCTGTTCTGGTACTCACACTCGCAATCACACGTGGGACAATGTGTGGAAAGCTGCCGG ATTCGCACCATGATAGCTTTGTGCCGCCATATGTTGAAAATCCTTCTGAAACACCAGGGGAGCCTGAAGAACCTTGGATACCCCGCACTAAACGACGATTCACATACATGGAGTTAAACAATGTAACTAACAATTTTAGTCGAGTAATTGGCAGCGGAGGATTCGGAGTGGTTTACCATGGCTACCTAGAAAATGAAACAGAGAAAAATGTTACTGAGGTCACAGTGAAAGTTTGTCACGAGATTTCATCTCAAGGGACCAAGCAGCTTCATGCTGAG GCCGAGAGTTTAACGCATGTTTTCCACAAGAATCTGGTTTCTCTGGTTGGTTACTGCATGGATGGAGATAAACTTGGGCTTGTCTATGAGTACATGCCTCAAGGAAGTCTTCACGATCATCTCAGAG gTACAAGTGGAGTTTTTAGAGCCTTGAATTGGGGGGAGCGACTACGTATTGCGCTTGAAGCTGCTCAAG GCTTGGACTATATGCACACGGGTTGCCAAATAGTTCACAGAGATGTGAAGACGAGCAACATTCTGTTAGGCCAAAATTTAGAGGCCAAGATAGCCGATTTTGGGTTGGCTAAGATGATTGGCG GTCTTTGA
- the LOC109717288 gene encoding probable LRR receptor-like serine/threonine-protein kinase PAM74 isoform X4, producing MILGFDLVHCIRFPDDPYDRIWASYTEIPSDWTTISTNATIQDNQNDRFNAPSTVLQTAVTPIRSPTMTFLQLDRESGPTAPQYYVVFYFTELQSLNTNAVREFSIYFDGSYQWHAPYRPAYLISDYIYSISPWYGYAHYIFSLNATANSTLPPFINAFEVYTPMFLSNAVTDVSDADAIMAVKAQYQVKRNWMGDPCNPTEYAWDGLNCSYTASPSRITSVNLSSSRLAGRISDSFSMLQAMESIDLSNNNLTGGIPYSLANISSLQVLNLTNNNLSGPVPDALLKKADAGLLILRVDDYLLLCNASTCPCNGSSCQNTISTVKKIPKPVIVILAVIPAILLAVLVLTLAITRGTMCGKLPDSHHDSFVPPYVENPSETPGEPEEPWIPRTKRRFTYMELNNVTNNFSRVIGSGGFGVVYHGYLENETEKNVTEVTVKVCHEISSQGTKQLHAEAESLTHVFHKNLVSLVGYCMDGDKLGLVYEYMPQGSLHDHLRGTSGVFRALNWGERLRIALEAAQGLDYMHTGCQIVHRDVKTSNILLGQNLEAKIADFGLAKMIGGNEHVSLMSVCGTPGYIDPESLRTLRLTEKSDVYSFGVVLLEIITGELPILQGQGEEIIHLVKHVSQFIARGDIKEIVDSALRGEYDLNSVWKVMDMAMRCTAEAAVERPTMTEVVMQLKDSLITETTHAKSKSSYGDSSETSQISISGTTTMSIGPSS from the exons AtgatattagggtttgatctgGTTCACTGTATCCG ATTTCCCGACGATCCATACGATCGTATATGGGCGTCATACACCGAAATCCCCTCCGACTGGACGACGATCTCTACCAACGCCACGATCCAGGACAACCAGAACGACCGCTTCAACGCCCCGTCTACCGTCCTGCAGACAGCCGTCACCCCTATCAGATCACCCACCATGACTTTCCTGCAGCTGGACAGAGAGAGCGGCCCCACCGCCCCCCAGTACTACGTGGTCTTCTACTTCACTGAGCTCCAGTCACTCAACACTAATGCTGTGAGGGAGTTCAGCATCTATTTCGATGGTTCCTACCAGTGGCACGCCCCCTACAGGCCGGCCTACCTCATTTCCGACTACATATACAGTATATCTCCGTGGTATGGATATGCGCATTATATCTTCTCGCTTAACGCCACTGCAAACTCCACCCTTCCTCCTTTCATCAATGCGTTTGAGGTCTATACGCCCATGTTCCTCTCCAATGCCGTAACCGATGTCAGCGATG CTGATGCCATTATGGCTGTGAAGGCGCAGTATCAAGTTAAGAGAAATTGGATGGGCGATCCTTGtaatccaaccgagtatgcttGGGATGGTTTGAATTGTAGCTATACTGCAAGCCCTTCGAGGATAACATCTGT AAACCTATCCTCGAGTAGATTGGCGGGTCGGATATCTGATTCTTTTTCAATGCTTCAAGCAATGGAGTCCAT CGATCTATCCAACAACAACTTAACTGGAGGGATACCATATTCTCTAGCAAATATATCGTCCCTCCAGGTCTT AAATTTGACAAATAACAATCTCAGTGGACCAGTCCCTGATGCCCTCCTTAAAAAGGCAGATGCCGGATTGCTTATTTTAAG AGTTGACGACTATCTACTCCTCTGCAATGCTTCCACATGTCCATGCAATGGTTCGTCATGTCAGAATACTATTAGTACAGTAAAGAAGATACCAAAACCTGTCATTGTGATTCTTGCCGTCATTCCTGCAATTCTACTGGCTGTTCTGGTACTCACACTCGCAATCACACGTGGGACAATGTGTGGAAAGCTGCCGG ATTCGCACCATGATAGCTTTGTGCCGCCATATGTTGAAAATCCTTCTGAAACACCAGGGGAGCCTGAAGAACCTTGGATACCCCGCACTAAACGACGATTCACATACATGGAGTTAAACAATGTAACTAACAATTTTAGTCGAGTAATTGGCAGCGGAGGATTCGGAGTGGTTTACCATGGCTACCTAGAAAATGAAACAGAGAAAAATGTTACTGAGGTCACAGTGAAAGTTTGTCACGAGATTTCATCTCAAGGGACCAAGCAGCTTCATGCTGAG GCCGAGAGTTTAACGCATGTTTTCCACAAGAATCTGGTTTCTCTGGTTGGTTACTGCATGGATGGAGATAAACTTGGGCTTGTCTATGAGTACATGCCTCAAGGAAGTCTTCACGATCATCTCAGAG gTACAAGTGGAGTTTTTAGAGCCTTGAATTGGGGGGAGCGACTACGTATTGCGCTTGAAGCTGCTCAAG GCTTGGACTATATGCACACGGGTTGCCAAATAGTTCACAGAGATGTGAAGACGAGCAACATTCTGTTAGGCCAAAATTTAGAGGCCAAGATAGCCGATTTTGGGTTGGCTAAGATGATTGGCGGTAATGAACATGTTTCACTTATGTCTGTTTGTGGGACCCCTGGCTACATCGATCCAGA GTCTTTGAGAACACTGCGGCTAACTGAGAAGAGTGATGTATACAGTTTTGGAGTGGTTCTGTTGGAAATAATCACTGGTGAACTTCCCATCTTACAAGGCCAAGGCGAAGAAATTATCCACTTAGTCAAACATGTGTCTCAATTTATCGCTAGAGGGGATATCAAAGAGATTGTGGATTCAGCACTGCGAGGAGAGTACGACCTCAATTCTGTGTGGAAGGTCATGGATATGGCGATGAGGTGCACAGCAGAAGCAGCCGTTGAAAGACCAACAATGACTGAAGTGGTGATGCAGCTAAAGGACAGTTTGATTACCGAGACTACTCATGCAAAAAGCAAAAGCTCTTATGGTGATAGTTCCGAGACGAGCCAGATTAGCATCTCCGGCACCACAACGATGTCAATTGGTCCGTCCTCATGA